The following coding sequences are from one Sardina pilchardus chromosome 16, fSarPil1.1, whole genome shotgun sequence window:
- the sftpba gene encoding prosaposin isoform X2, whose product MSTFFKLMIFICLQNGVPARVMDVENLKAEPEQLPTEAIDTCKTCTEMFNLLKDLVSDPGVQVKSDLQCKFCVYLIELLEGLLPKERTEEAIAHMLEQVCHIVPSAYRDQCVAFIELYSKKLIELLLSQSSPHTICTLVHLCKGAETATTGVHMSGYACAMNSYRCQNLLTAMECGSVEYCQKYAWL is encoded by the exons ATGTCGACCTTTTTCAAACTTATGATCTTCATTTGCCTTCAGAATGGCG TTCCAGCTCGAGTCATGGATGTTGAGAACCTAAAAGCTGAGCCAGAACAGCTGCCTACAGAG GCTATTGACACCTGCAAGACATGCACTGAAATGTTTAACCTTCTCAAAGATCTTGTTTCAGATCCTGGGGTTCAG gtcaagTCTGACCTTCAGTGTAAGTTCTGTGTCTATTTGATTGAGCTCCTGGAAGGACTTCTGCCTAAAGAGAGGACCGAG GAGGCCATCGCCCACATGCTGGAGCAGGTGTGTCACATCGTGCCCTCGGCGTACAGGGACCAGTGTGTGGCCTTCATCGAGCTGTACAGTAAGAAACTGATAGAGCTGCTCCTGAGCCAATCCAGCCCCCACACCATCTGCACCCTCGTCCATCTCTGCAAGGGCGCGGAGACAGCAACCACTG GTGTTCACATGAGTGGCTATGCTTGCGCCATGAACAGCTATCGGTGCCAGAACCTTCTGACTGCTATGGAGTGTGGG TCAGTGGAATACTGTCAGAAATACGCCTGGTTGTAA
- the sftpba gene encoding prosaposin isoform X1 codes for MSTFFKLMIFICLQNGVPARVMDVENLKAEPEQLPTEAIDTCKTCTEMFNLLKDLVSDPGVQGMIKHDMEIMCESLGKQFSPKSEKICKDMVDKSLPLVFSVFSSVLKPGVLCTGLGLCVVQVENELQGFMVKLQTALKSSHLTVKSDLQCKFCVYLIELLEGLLPKERTEEAIAHMLEQVCHIVPSAYRDQCVAFIELYSKKLIELLLSQSSPHTICTLVHLCKGAETATTGVHMSGYACAMNSYRCQNLLTAMECGSVEYCQKYAWL; via the exons ATGTCGACCTTTTTCAAACTTATGATCTTCATTTGCCTTCAGAATGGCG TTCCAGCTCGAGTCATGGATGTTGAGAACCTAAAAGCTGAGCCAGAACAGCTGCCTACAGAG GCTATTGACACCTGCAAGACATGCACTGAAATGTTTAACCTTCTCAAAGATCTTGTTTCAGATCCTGGGGTTCAG gGGATGATTAAGCATGACATGGAGATAATGTGCGAGTCGCTGGGCAAACAATTTAGTCCTAAATCAGAGAAGATCTGCAAGGATATGGTGGACAAAAGCCTGCCTTTGGTCTTCTCCGTCTTCAGCAGTGTATTG AAACCAGGTGTGCTTTGCACTGGACTGGGACTCTGTGTTGTCCAGGTAGAAAACGAGTTGCAAGGTTTCATGGTCAAACTTCAAACAGCTCTCAAATCTTCACATCTAACG gtcaagTCTGACCTTCAGTGTAAGTTCTGTGTCTATTTGATTGAGCTCCTGGAAGGACTTCTGCCTAAAGAGAGGACCGAG GAGGCCATCGCCCACATGCTGGAGCAGGTGTGTCACATCGTGCCCTCGGCGTACAGGGACCAGTGTGTGGCCTTCATCGAGCTGTACAGTAAGAAACTGATAGAGCTGCTCCTGAGCCAATCCAGCCCCCACACCATCTGCACCCTCGTCCATCTCTGCAAGGGCGCGGAGACAGCAACCACTG GTGTTCACATGAGTGGCTATGCTTGCGCCATGAACAGCTATCGGTGCCAGAACCTTCTGACTGCTATGGAGTGTGGG TCAGTGGAATACTGTCAGAAATACGCCTGGTTGTAA